In a genomic window of Balaenoptera ricei isolate mBalRic1 chromosome 3, mBalRic1.hap2, whole genome shotgun sequence:
- the MFAP3 gene encoding microfibril-associated glycoprotein 3 — translation MKPHCCLFTLVVSVTVPAAFALEDVGFNQMTPLGANHSSFNASFLPSFELSADSHSGDDVIIAREGTSVSIECLLTVDHYEGVYWYNSKGQQLDNRDRGGKWLVSDNFLNITNVAFADRGLYTCFITSPIRASYSVTLRVIFTSGDMSVYYMVVCLIAFTITLILNVTRLCMMSSHLRKTEKAINEFFRTEGAEKLQKAFEIAKRIPIITSAKTLELAKVTQFKTMEFARYIEELARSVPLPPLILNCRAFVEEMFEAVRVDDPDDVGERIKERPALNAQDGIFVINPEVGRSNSPGGDSDDGSLSEQGQEIAVQVSVHLQSETKSIDTDSQDSSHFSQPDDTGSADLNSNYKDGAYESCQL, via the exons atGAAGCCACATTGTTGTCTATTCACTTTAGTGGTGAGTGTTACTGTGCCAGCTGCTTTTGCTTTGGAAGATGTAGGCTTCAACCAAATGACCCCACTGGGAGCAAATCATAGTTCTTTCAATGCATCATTTCTCCCAAGTTTTGAACTCTCAGCAGATTCCCACTCAGGTGATGATGTCATCATAGCCAGAGAGGGAACTAGTGTTTCAATCGAGTGTCTTCTCACAGTCGACCACTATGAAGGCGTCTATTGGTACAACTCAAAAGGACAGCAGCTGGATAACAGAGACAGAG GTGGAAAATGGTTGGTTTCTGATAACTTCCTGAATATCACCAACGTAGCCTTTGCTGACCGTGGGCTCTATACATGTTTTATCACCTCTCCGATCCGTGCCTCCTACTCGGTCACCTTGCGTGTTATCTTCACCTCGGGAGACATGAGTGTCTACTACATGGTTGTTTGCCTGATTGCCTTTACAATCACTCTCATCTTGAATGTCACACGGCTGTGCATGATGAGCAGCCATCTTCGTAAAACTGAGAAAGCCATCAATGAATTCTTCCGAACTGAAGGGGCAGAGAAACTTCAGAAGGCCTTTGAGATCGCAAAACGCATCCCCATCATCACCTCAGCCAAGACTCTGGAGCtcgccaaagtcacacagtttaaAACCATGGAGTTTGCTCGTTATATTGAAGAACTGGCAAGAAGCGTCCCTCTGCCACCCCTTATTCTAAACTGTCGGGCCTTTGTAGAGGAGATGTTTGAGGCTGTGCGAGTGGATGACCCTGATGACGTGGGAGAAAGAATTAAAGAGAGACCTGCCTTGAATGCTCAAGATGGCATCTTTGTCATTAACCCAGAGGTGGGCCGGAGTAATTCACCAGGAGGAGATTCGGATGATGGTTCCCTGAGTGAACAAGGCCAGGAGATAGCAGTTCAGGTTTCTGTCCACCTTCAGTCAGAGACCAAAAGTATTGACACAGATTCTCAAGACAGCAGTCATTTCAGCCAGCCTGATGATACAGGATCTGCTGACTTGAACTCTAACTACAAAGATGGGGCATATGAAAGCTGCCAGCTGTGA